A window of Macrotis lagotis isolate mMagLag1 chromosome 1, bilby.v1.9.chrom.fasta, whole genome shotgun sequence genomic DNA:
gggttgtgtttatttgtttttttttaatttaaggcaatgggattaagtgacttgcccaaggccacacagctaggcaattattaagtgtctgaggtgggagtGGAAcctgagtcctcctgactccagggccagtactctatctactatgccatctaactgtccctgtttatttgtttttgtcttagcCAGCCTCTGTCCTTCAAgctccataaaacagaagtaacAATTTCTTCTTAGGGGATTTTCTTCTCTCCAAATAGTTTTTTCAAGGCTTCCTTCACATCTTTGTTCCGAAGACTATAGATGAGGGGATTGAGCATAGGTGTCACAACACCATATAAGAGAGAGGCAATCTTATCCTGCTCTTTGCTAGTCTTGTCCTGGGGCATCATGTACATGGCAATGGCTGTTCCATAGAATATGATGACCACAGTGAGGTGGGAACTACAAGTGGAGAAGGCCTTCTTTCTACCTTCAGTTGAACGAATCTTCAACACAGCCCCAAGGATGCGCCCATAGGAGGCAAGGATGAAGGCAAAGGGTGCCAGCAGAGTCAGGCTACTGGTGGCCATCATTAGCAATTCACTCAACTGTATATCACTGCAAGCAAGCTTAATGAGAGCTAAGACCTCACAGAAGAAGTGGTTGATGATGTTACTACATATTTCCAGTGGTGTGAGCAGGGTTGGGATGACTGAGAGGAGAAAGGCTAAGACCCAGGATACTCCTGCCAGCTGGATACAGAACTGGTTGTTCATCCTTACTGTATAGCGCAAAGGGTCACTAATTGCTATGCAACGGTCATAGGCCATGACAGCCAACAAGAGGCATTCTACAACACCCAAGTAGAGAAGGATACACATCTGGGCCATGCACTGGCCAACTGAGATGGCAGGCATTCTGACTAGACAATTGATGATCATCTGAGGGATGCTAGATGAGGTGAAACAGATATCTAGAAATGATAGGTTGCTTAGGAAGAAATACATGGGAGTGTGGAGTCTGGAATCATACTGGACCAAGAAGAGAATGAGGCTGTTTCCAAGCAAAATGATAAGATAGGACACCAGGAGCAGACAGAAGAAGATGACTTGGGCTCTGGGATGCTCTGAAAGCCCAACCAAAATGAAATAGGTCACATCTGTGTTATTTCTTTCACCCATCTCCTTCCTTTACTATCTTTATTACCTAAATAGCAGTAGGAAGAAAACATATTAGATCACAAAAATGGACTTTATaaacattttgtattttcttatgtCTAAGTTTGCATGGGGTATCAGATCTATTTAGTATAAAATTTCTGATTTTATGAGATCTTTCACACCTTTGGGAAGCAATGTCCTAAAGTTTCTCTGACCAGAATATATCATCTCCTTTTGACCCACTTCTCAGGATTTAATCAAGTATTCTTCAACTCCATTAGGAGAAACTTTGTATTGTGAAGATAGAATGGCCAAGTATTCATAGTTACTTCTATACTTGATGAGTTCTTTATGTAAAAATAAGGGAGGCAACATTTTGTAGCAAAGAGGTCATCAGTTATGGTGTAAGATTGTTcaatttcaaatcctacctctgatgctTCAATAAATTAAtccatcagcatttattaagtaataacTGAATGCAATGAATTCTAGGTGCTGgagattaaagataaaaaatgatataatgCCCAGCACCAAAAGTCTTCAATTCTCTTAggagagacaaaaaggaaatctAACTGTTTGTTCTTGGGCTATCAATTGACCAaaataggtctcagtttccttatgtggaAAATGAGGGGGTTGTACTAGATGGCCCCAGAAGTTCCTTTGgattctaaatcaatgattctataTTATGGTGGGGACAAGAAATGATAACAACTGGAAGAAGAGTCACACCTTTCTACATGTCTCTTTACAATGGCAATGGCTATAGTGATATCTTGGAATCAGGGCATGAAGTCAGGCCAGGAAGTCAGGAGCCCTTGGATTGTTCCAGTTCCAGTTCTTTTAGTAAATTATGGTGTGGTCTCATGcaaagtccctcatatttctgaattcagattggactag
This region includes:
- the LOC141492283 gene encoding olfactory receptor 13H1-like; translation: MGERNNTDVTYFILVGLSEHPRAQVIFFCLLLVSYLIILLGNSLILFLVQYDSRLHTPMYFFLSNLSFLDICFTSSSIPQMIINCLVRMPAISVGQCMAQMCILLYLGVVECLLLAVMAYDRCIAISDPLRYTVRMNNQFCIQLAGVSWVLAFLLSVIPTLLTPLEICSNIINHFFCEVLALIKLACSDIQLSELLMMATSSLTLLAPFAFILASYGRILGAVLKIRSTEGRKKAFSTCSSHLTVVIIFYGTAIAMYMMPQDKTSKEQDKIASLLYGVVTPMLNPLIYSLRNKDVKEALKKLFGEKKIP